The Myxococcota bacterium DNA segment CAGCCACTCACCGCCGGGCCTCGATCAGCCGGCGCGCGCCCCGGCCCAGGAGCTCGCGGCCCAGGGTCGCACCGAGCATCTCGGGCGCATGGATCTCGCCTTCCGCCGAGCCCTCGACCCGCTCGCGCCCGTCGGGCGAGATCACGAGCGCGCGCAGGCGCAGCCGGATGCCGTGGATCGACGCGAAGGCCGCGATCGGCGTGTGGCAGTCACCGCCCAGCTCGAACAGGAACGCGCGCTCCGCGCGCACCTGCGCGGCCACGTCGCGGTCGTCGAGGCGCGACACGATCTGGTGTACGTCCTCGTCGTCGATCCGCACCTCGAGCGCGAGCGCGCCCTGCCCGCCGGCGGGCACGTAGCGCTCGGGATCCAGCGGGTCGAGCAGACGGTCTTCGAGCCCCAGCCGCACCAGCCCGGCCGCGGCCAGGATGACTCCCGCGAGGTCCATCGTGTCGATCTTGGCGATGCGCGTGGGCACGTTGCCGCGCAGCGCCACCGGCTCGAGGTCGGGGCGCAGCGCGCGCAGCAGCGCCGTGCGGCGCGCCGAGCCGGTGCCCACGCGCGCGCCCGGCGCCAGCGCCGCGAAGCGCCGGCCCGCGCCGCCCACGAACGCGTCGCGCGGGTCCTCGCGCTGCGGGTAGGCGCCGATCGTGAGTCCGTCCTCGAGCTGCGTCGGCATGTCCTTCGCCGAGTGCACGGCCAGGTCGATCGCGCCGTCGAGCAGCGCGCGCTCGATCTCGCGCACCCAGACCTGCCTGCCGCCGTGCTCGGACAGCGGCCCCTCGATGCGGTCGCCCTGAGTCACGATCTTGACGATCTCGACCTCGTGGCCGTTCGCGCGCAGCATGCGCGCGACCGTCTCGGCCTGTGCCATGGCGAGCGCGCTGCCGCGCGTGCCGAGCCGCAGCAGCGTCACGGTTCCTCCTCCTCGTCCAGCCCGAACAGATCGCGCAGCGCGTCGGCGTAGTAGCGCGACGTGCCGCGTTCGAGCTCGCCCCGCAGCCTCTCGAGGGGCGGGTGCAAGAGCTTCGCGACCAGCGCCTCGGCCACGCGCGCCGGGTCTTCGCCGCGCAGTCTCTCGAGCTCGGCGAGCGCGAGCCGCTCCAGCCGTCGCCGCAGCTGCGCCAGCGTGGGCGCGTGCGGCGCGAGCTCGAGCCAGCGCAGATACTCGCCGGCCTCATGACTCACGATGCTCTGCGCGGCCTCCACCGCGGCGGCGCGCTGCAGGCGCCCGCGCTCGGCGGTCGCCTCCAGGTCGTCGAGGTCGTACAGGTACACGTCGTCGAGCCCCGCGACCGCCGGATCGACGTTGCGCGGGATGCCGAGGTCGACGATCAGGAGCGGGTTGCCGCGGCGCCGGGCAAAGGCGCGCGCGAGCTCGGCCGGGCCGATCAGCGGCCGGTCGACCTGCACCGAGGTGATCGCGATGTCGGCGCGCGCCAGCTCGTCCGGCAGCTGGTCGAGTGAGTGCGCGCTGCCGCCGTGGCGCGCGGCGAGCTCGACGGCCGCGCCCAGCGTGCGGTTCACGACCGCGATCTGCTCTGCGCCGGCCTCGCGCAGGCCGCGCAGCGCCGACTCGGCCATCTCACCGGCGCCCAGCATGAGCACGCGCTTGCCCGAGAAGTCCTCGAAGATCTCGCGCGCGAGCGAGACCCCGACGCGCGCCACCGAGACGGTCGAGCCGCCCAGGCCCGTCTCGCTGCGGATGCGCTTGGCGGCGCGGAAGGCGTGCTGGAACAGCCGCCCGAGCACCGGGCCGCAGCTCTGCGCCGCCACCGCCGAGCGGTAGGCATCTTTCACCTGGCCCAGGATCTGCGCCTCGCCCAGCACCATGGAGTCGAGGCCGCCGGCCACGCGGAACAAGTGACTCACCACGTCGGCGCCGCGCAGCTCGTAGACCTGCACCGGCGCCGCGCTGCCGTCGCCCAGCTCCTCGCGCAGGAAGCGGTGCAGGTGCTCGAGCGCCAGGTCACTCGCCGACACGCCGTACAGCTCGGTGCGGTTGCAGGTCGAGAGCAGCGCCGCCTCGTCGATCGGCGCCTGTGCCACGAGCTTGGCGTCGTGCTCCGCGAGCTGACCCGGCGCGACCGCGTAGCGCTCGCGCACCGCCACGGGCGCCGTCCGGTACGAGAGACCGACCATCGAGAGCTTCACGGCCCCGCTCCCACCAGGTTGATCCCGATGTACGAGCAGACCAGGAACAAAAAGCCGATCACCACGCCTCGCGCCGGCCAGGGCCCGCGCTGCTGGCGGACCACGCGCGCGCCGACCGGCACGAGATACACGCCCCAGGCCGCGAGCATCGACAGCACGTGCTTGTTCCAGGGGTCGATGTGCTGACTCACCGTCCACGCGAAGCCGGTCAGCACGCCCAGCGTGAGCAGCGCGAAGCCCAGCGCCAGAGTCACGTGCTCGGCGTGGTCGAGGCTCTCGAGCGAGGGCAGCCCCTGCTGCCAGGCGCGCCGGCGCTTCAGCCCGCGCTCCTTCACGAGATACCCGAGCCCCGCCAGGCTGGCGAGCGCGAGCAGGCTGAAGCCGGCCGCCGCCAGCAGCACGTGCGGGTGCGACCAGCGCGACAGGTCCTCGTTCTCGCTGGCCTGGTGCGCCAGCTCGAGACCCAGCACGCCCGGAATGGTGAACGCCGCCGCGATCGTCGCGACCCACGGCCCCGACGCGCGCAGCCGCAGCCCGCGCGGAGACACCAGCCAGGCGAGCGCGACGCCCCAGCCGATCAGCGAGAGCGCGGCGGGGAAGCTCGACAGCGGCACCGGAGGCTCCTGCAAATGGAAGCCGTAGAAGCCCGCCGCGTGCACCAGCACGGCCAGGGCCACCACGAGACGGATCCCGCCCGGGCCGATGCGCTCGCTGCGGCCCGTCCAGCCGAGGAACGCGGCGAACAGGTAGAGGGCGCTCGCGAGCCCGTGCGTGAGCGAGGTCATCGCCGCCCCAGCCTCGCGAGCC contains these protein-coding regions:
- the ccsA gene encoding cytochrome c biogenesis protein CcsA, which translates into the protein MTSLTHGLASALYLFAAFLGWTGRSERIGPGGIRLVVALAVLVHAAGFYGFHLQEPPVPLSSFPAALSLIGWGVALAWLVSPRGLRLRASGPWVATIAAAFTIPGVLGLELAHQASENEDLSRWSHPHVLLAAAGFSLLALASLAGLGYLVKERGLKRRRAWQQGLPSLESLDHAEHVTLALGFALLTLGVLTGFAWTVSQHIDPWNKHVLSMLAAWGVYLVPVGARVVRQQRGPWPARGVVIGFLFLVCSYIGINLVGAGP
- the hemA gene encoding glutamyl-tRNA reductase, translated to MKLSMVGLSYRTAPVAVRERYAVAPGQLAEHDAKLVAQAPIDEAALLSTCNRTELYGVSASDLALEHLHRFLREELGDGSAAPVQVYELRGADVVSHLFRVAGGLDSMVLGEAQILGQVKDAYRSAVAAQSCGPVLGRLFQHAFRAAKRIRSETGLGGSTVSVARVGVSLAREIFEDFSGKRVLMLGAGEMAESALRGLREAGAEQIAVVNRTLGAAVELAARHGGSAHSLDQLPDELARADIAITSVQVDRPLIGPAELARAFARRRGNPLLIVDLGIPRNVDPAVAGLDDVYLYDLDDLEATAERGRLQRAAAVEAAQSIVSHEAGEYLRWLELAPHAPTLAQLRRRLERLALAELERLRGEDPARVAEALVAKLLHPPLERLRGELERGTSRYYADALRDLFGLDEEEEP
- the hemC gene encoding hydroxymethylbilane synthase codes for the protein MTLLRLGTRGSALAMAQAETVARMLRANGHEVEIVKIVTQGDRIEGPLSEHGGRQVWVREIERALLDGAIDLAVHSAKDMPTQLEDGLTIGAYPQREDPRDAFVGGAGRRFAALAPGARVGTGSARRTALLRALRPDLEPVALRGNVPTRIAKIDTMDLAGVILAAAGLVRLGLEDRLLDPLDPERYVPAGGQGALALEVRIDDEDVHQIVSRLDDRDVAAQVRAERAFLFELGGDCHTPIAAFASIHGIRLRLRALVISPDGRERVEGSAEGEIHAPEMLGATLGRELLGRGARRLIEARR